In Emys orbicularis isolate rEmyOrb1 chromosome 12, rEmyOrb1.hap1, whole genome shotgun sequence, one genomic interval encodes:
- the LOC135886636 gene encoding olfactory receptor 5A1-like, with product MAKLLLWNETSVTEFILLGFSESREVQILLFVLFLLFYLVALAGNTLLLITLSAERSLHTPMYFFLGNLSFLEICYTTNIFPCMLASFLTEAKSISFIGCMAQFYLFGSLGGTECLLLSMMSYDRYLAICNPLRYAAVMSRGMCLCLAAASWISGFVITLVTILFMSSLTFCGPNEIDHFFCDFSPLLKLACSDTYLFKKVSFFLSSTLTLVPFLLTVVSYIYILSAILNRPSTAGSQKAISTCSSHLIVVTAFYGTLIVMYVVPAADHSLDLNKVFSIFYTMVTPMVNPLIYSLRNREVREALKRLVGRKFASCWKEKSGKM from the coding sequence ATGGCAAAGCTCCTCCTATGGAATGAAACGTCGGTCACGGAGTTCATactgctgggattttcagagaGCCGTGAAGTACAGATCCTACTCTTTGTGTTGTTTTTACTTTTCTACCTCGTAGCCCTGGCAGGAAACACCCTCCTGCTCATCACACTGTCTGCTGAGCGGAGCCTTCAtacccccatgtactttttcctggGTAACCTCTCCTTCCTGGAGATCTGCTACACAACCAACATATTCCCCTGTATGTTAGCCAGCTTCCTCACTGAGGCAAAATCAATCTCTTTCATTGGCTGTATGGCCCAGTTTTATCTGTTCGGTTCCTTGGGTGGCACCGAGTGTCTCCTCCTGTCCATGATGTCGTACGACCGGTATCTAGCCATATGCAATCCACTCCGCTATGCAGCTGTTATGAGCAGGGGCATGTGCCTTTGCCTGGCAGCTGCCTCCtggatcagtggctttgtgatcACCTTGGTGACCATTCTGTTCATGTCGAGCTTAACATTCTGCGGCCCCAATGAAATAGATCATTTCTTCTGTGATTTCTCCCCGCTCCTGAAACTGGCCTGCTCAGATACTTACCTCTTCAAAAAGGTCTCCTTCTTCTTGTCTTCCACTCTGACACTGGTCCCCTTTTTGTTAACGGTGGTGTCCTATATTTATATCCTATCTGCCATCCTCAACCGCCCTTCCACCGCTGGGTCACAAAAGGCCATTTCCACTTGCTCATCTCACCTTATAGTAGTCACCGCATTCTATGGGACTCTGATTGTTATGTATGTGGTACCAGCCGCTGACCACTCCCTAGATCTGAATAAAGTCTTCTCCATCTTCTATACCATGGTGACCCCCATGGTGAATCCCCTCATATATAGTCTGAGAAACAGGGAAGTACGTGAAGCCCTGAAGAGGCTGGTAGGTAGAAAATTTGCTTCTTGTTGGAAAGAAAAGAGTGGGAAGATGTGA